In Erigeron canadensis isolate Cc75 chromosome 1, C_canadensis_v1, whole genome shotgun sequence, a single window of DNA contains:
- the LOC122585704 gene encoding uncharacterized protein LOC122585704, translating to MVSISFPPVKAVSSNPVVIQARVANFEVGKVYLDNGSSSDIIYEHCFQKLPQRVTDLKRPSRTQLVSFMGESNRPVGEVSMETSDMTGVPRELAEHALNANPNISPIRQKKRGMSQDRSKAACEQVNEMVEAGILREVKYQTWVANPVMVKKPDVSWRLCVDFKYINKACPKDNYPLPEIDWKVESLDGFRLKCFLDAYKGYHQISMKKIDEDKTAFHTDQGIYCFEKMPFGLKNVGATYQRLIDKAFRDQIGRNVEAFVDDIVIKSQAEEIMLADVQETFDTLRSIDMKLNPSKCSFGMEEGKFLGHIVTPKGIKANPKKIQAVIDMASPRTKKQVQSLNGKLAALARFLSKSAEWSLPFFRTLKGCLRKQDFSWSAEAEEAFKDMKKFLADLPTLTTLIPGETLTLYLAASKECVSAVLLAERSNGQMPIYFVSRALKGPEINYPCLENLALALVHAARRLRRYFQGHPIRVLTDKPIRQVLAKPEVSGRLAKWAIELGEHEISFHPRTSIKGQILADFLAETDSSDVAGKEVQEVQETQEEEGPKWTLFTDGASNQEGSGAGLILIDPEEIEYTYALRFNFPASNNEAEYEALLAGLRMLKQMGVKKIQVFVDSQLVANQINGTFEANQASMQLYLEETKKLIGEFESFHIEQVRRNQNKKADALSKLASLTFAHLTKEVLVEVLQEKSIIKGKEVSQVEEEEDCWMTPIYNFIKNETLPEDNHEAQKVRMKAPMYLLIEDKLFRKSFLCPHLRCVGPSQAQTLIQEVHGGTCGIHAGPRSVATKIMRLGYYWPSMNKDAKEEIEKWESCQIHAPISRMPKQDLIPVNTAWPFYKWGIDIVGPFPVAVGNVKFLIVAVDYFSKWVEAKPLATITGQKVINFVWEYIVCRFGVPHVLVSDKGKQFAENPFKTWCEDMDIRQVFTSVAHPQANGQVEVMNKAIVGGIKARLGKCRTGWVDELVGVLWAHRTTPRGSTMESPFSLVYGTEAVIPPELSIPSHRIVNFNPA from the coding sequence ACATCTGATATGACAGGAGTCCCAAGAGAGTTAGCTGAGCACGCATTAAATGCCAATCCCAACATTTCACCAATAAGACAAAAGAAGAGGGGAATGTCTCAAGATAGAAGCAAAGCTGCATGTGAACAAGTCAACGAAATGGTGGAAGCTGGAATTCTTAGAGAAGTTAAGTATCAAACCTGGGTGGCCAACCCAGTCATGGTGAAAAAGCCAGATGTTTCTTGGAGACTTTGTGTAGATTTTAAATACATCAACAAAGCTTGCCCGAAAGATAACTACCCCCTCCCAGAAATAGACTGGAAGGTGGAATCTCTTGATGGGTTTAGATTAAAATGTTTCCTGGATGCTTATAAAGGGTACCATCAaatttctatgaagaagatagATGAAGACAAGACAGCCTTCCATACAGATCAAggaatttattgttttgagaaaatgcCTTTTGGCCTAAAGAATGTCGGGGCTACTTATCAGCGTTTGATAGACAAAGCATTCAGAgatcaaattggaagaaatgtGGAAGCCTTTGTGGATGACATTGTGATAAAGAGTCAGGCTGAGGAAATAATGTTGGCAGATGTACAAGAGACCTTTGACACCTTAAGAAGCATCGATATGAAATTAAACCCATCAAAGTGTAGCTTTGGAATGGAAGAAGGAAAATTTCTTGGACACATTGTGACTCCTAAAGGAATCAAGGCAAACCCTAAGAAAATTCAAGCGGTAATAGACATGGCATCCCCTCGAACCAAGAAGCAAGTTCAAAGTCTTAATGGGAAGTTGGCTGCCCTAGCAAGATTTCTGTCAAAGTCTGCCGAATGGTCTTTGCCTTTCTTTAGAACATTAAAGGGATGCTTAAGGAAGCAAGACTTTTCGTGGTCGGCTGAAGCAGAGGAGGCATTCAAGGATATGAAGAAGTTCCTTGCTGACCTCCCAACTCTCACAACCCTGATCCCAGGTGAAACACTTACTCTATACCTTGCTGCTTCTAAAGAATGTGTTAGTGCAGTATTACTTGCAGAAAGAAGCAATGGCCAAATGCCAATATATTTCGTAAGTAGAGCCTTAAAAGGCCCAGAAATAAATTATCCATGTTTGGAGAACTTAGCTCTTGCCTTGGTCCACGCGGCCAGACGCCTAAGGCGATACTTCCAAGGTCACCCTATTCGGGTTCTGACTGACAAGCCAATAAGGCAAGTGCTAGCCAAACCTGAAGTATCTGGACGATTAGCCAAGTGGGCTATAGAACTGGGTGAACATGAAATTAGCTTCCACCCAAGAACATCCATCAAGGGCCAAATCTTGGCTGATTTCTTGGCAGAAACTGACTCTTCCGATGTCGCAGGAAAAGAAGTTCAAGAGGTCCAGGAAACCCAGGAAGAGGAAGGCCCAAAGTGGACCCTCTTCACAGACGGAGCATCTAATCAAGAAGGATCAGGAGCAGGTCTTATCTTAATCGATCCCGAGGAAATAGAATACACTTATGCATTAAGATTCAACTTCCCAGCATCCAACAATGAGGCAGAGTATGAAGCACTCCTTGCTGGCCTCAGAATGTTAAAACAAATGGGAGTAAAGAAAATACAAGTATTTGTAGATTCCCAATTAGTGGCAAACCAGATCAATGGCACATTTGAAGCTAATCAAGCATCCATGCAACTTTACTTAGAAGAAACAAAGAAGCTTATTGGAGAATTTGAGTCTTTTCATATAGAGCAAGTTAGAAGGAACCAGAATAAGAAGGCGGATGCTCTGAGCAAGCTAGCTTCATTAACCTTTGCTCACCTCACCAAAGAAGTCTTGGTTGAAGTCCTACAAGAAAAGTCTATAATAAAAGGTAAGGAAGTATCTCAAGTTGAAGAGGAAGAAGACTGTTGGATGAccccaatttacaatttcatcaAGAATGAAACACTTCCAGAGGACAACCATGAAGCTCAGAAGGTGAGAATGAAGGCACCAATGTACCTCCTTATCGAAGATAAACTATTCAGAAAGTCTTTTCTATGTCCGCATCTCCGATGTGTAGGCCCTTCCCAAGCTCAAACTCTAATTCAAGAAGTTCATGGGGGTACATGTGGAATTCATGCTGGACCAAGATCAGTGGCCACAAAGATAATGAGGCTTGGTTATTACTGGCCTTCAATGAACAAGGATGCCAAGGAAGAGATAGAAAAGTGGGAATCCTGCCAAATACATGCTCCAATATCAAGAATGCCAAAGCAAGATCTCATTCCAGTAAACACTGCTTGGCCATTTTACAAGTGGGGGATTGACATTGTAGGTCCGTTCCCGGTTGCAGTTGGAAATGTAAAGTTCTTAATAGTGGCTGTCGACTATTTTTCTAAGTGGGTCGAAGCTAAACCACTTGCTACAATCACTGGTCAAAAGGTGATCAACTTCGTTTGGGAATACATAGTATGTCGATTTGGAGTACCGCATGTGTTGGTAAGTGACAAAGGAAAACAATTTGCTGAGAATCCATTCAAGACATGGTGTGAAGATATGGACATTAGACAAGTATTTACCTCAGTTGCCCATCCTCAGGCCAATGGACAAGTGGAAGTGATGAACAAAGCAATAGTGGGAGGTATCAAAGCAAGGCTTGGCAAATGTAGAACCGGTTGGGTGGATGAGCTTGTAGGAGTACTATGGGCACACCGGACTACCCCAAGAGGAAGCACTATGGAATCACCATTCAGTCTTGTCTATGGAACCGAGGCAGTCATCCCACCAGAACTAAGCATTCCAAGTCATCGCATTGTAAACTTTAATCCAGCCTAA